From Phaeocystidibacter marisrubri, the proteins below share one genomic window:
- a CDS encoding helix-turn-helix transcriptional regulator: MMCTTLLGISLLVNALFLIHFKSQKTHSKRIVIIHKEKIISGSFTERLLHNYPELSHREVELALQIHNGLNNAELEDHLCISYSSVVKAKYRLRKKLRIEDQKLDSFLRSL, translated from the coding sequence ATGATGTGCACCACTCTCCTCGGGATCTCTCTGCTTGTAAATGCCCTATTCCTCATTCACTTTAAATCCCAAAAAACACATTCTAAGAGAATCGTAATTATTCATAAAGAGAAAATCATAAGCGGCTCCTTTACAGAGCGACTTCTTCACAACTATCCAGAACTCAGCCATAGAGAAGTGGAATTGGCACTTCAAATTCACAACGGATTGAACAACGCTGAGCTCGAAGACCATTTATGCATCAGCTACTCCAGTGTGGTCAAAGCGAAATATCGATTGAGGAAGAAACTCAGAATCGAAGACCAGAAACTAGACTCTTTTCTTCGGAGTCTATAA
- a CDS encoding Bor family protein — translation MKKILSITLIFGAFFLQSCYSYHMTVGEGAQQNRQKTEWNHYVIYGLAPVDVSDASEMANGEENYEVHVRHTFVNGLVAAITFGIYTPTTTTVTY, via the coding sequence ATGAAGAAAATTCTTTCAATTACCCTAATCTTTGGCGCATTCTTTCTACAGAGCTGCTATTCGTATCATATGACCGTAGGTGAAGGGGCTCAGCAGAACCGTCAAAAAACTGAATGGAACCACTACGTTATATATGGATTAGCGCCTGTAGATGTTAGTGACGCAAGTGAAATGGCAAACGGTGAAGAAAACTATGAAGTCCATGTTCGACACACCTTTGTGAATGGCCTTGTTGCTGCAATAACATTTGGAATATACACTCCCACAACAACTACCGTTACCTATTGA
- a CDS encoding DNA adenine methylase — MNFPSPLRYPGGKYCIRAFVSSLIDENDLTGISYAEPFAGGAGLALSLLYDEKVQSIMLNDFDPAIYSFWRTSLLDTTRLLDWIENVDINIDNWQHFKEISRNPENHSYLDLAKSTFFLNRTNVSGVLKGGPIGGLKQDGKYKMDARFNKASLQKRIEKLASYRDRIELSNLDGEDFLSKLNEYRHSVLIYIDPPYFVKGSQLYLNAFKAQDHQRIARKTHRLTKFWFTSYDFNESIVDLYSSYNIVHYRLSQNTSNRIGDEVIIFDPRLKFDRSVKNLKAARLLAKQSHVNFHV; from the coding sequence ATGAATTTTCCTTCGCCACTTAGATATCCCGGTGGAAAGTATTGTATAAGAGCGTTTGTCTCATCTTTAATTGATGAGAATGATTTAACTGGAATTAGCTATGCTGAGCCTTTTGCCGGAGGAGCTGGATTGGCATTGAGCCTTCTGTACGATGAGAAGGTACAATCTATCATGCTGAACGACTTTGATCCAGCTATCTATTCCTTTTGGCGTACATCGCTATTAGACACTACAAGATTGTTAGATTGGATTGAGAATGTCGATATTAATATTGATAACTGGCAGCACTTTAAGGAAATATCTAGAAACCCCGAGAATCACTCTTATCTAGATTTAGCAAAATCAACTTTTTTCCTAAACAGGACAAATGTCTCTGGAGTCTTAAAGGGTGGTCCTATTGGAGGATTGAAACAGGATGGAAAGTATAAAATGGACGCTCGTTTCAATAAAGCCAGTCTTCAGAAGCGAATTGAAAAATTAGCATCCTATAGAGATCGTATTGAACTGTCCAACTTAGATGGTGAAGATTTCCTCTCGAAGTTAAATGAATATCGCCACTCTGTACTCATATACATAGATCCACCCTATTTTGTAAAAGGTAGTCAACTGTATCTGAATGCTTTTAAGGCTCAGGATCACCAAAGAATAGCTCGAAAGACACACCGATTGACTAAGTTTTGGTTCACTTCGTATGACTTTAATGAGAGTATAGTTGACCTCTACTCTAGCTATAACATTGTACATTATAGATTGTCTCAAAACACTTCGAATCGTATAGGAGATGAAGTTATTATCTTCGATCCCAGGTTAAAGTTTGACCGTTCGGTAAAGAATCTTAAAGCAGCTCGACTGTTGGCTAAGCAAAGCCATGTCAACTTCCACGTCTAA
- a CDS encoding tyrosine-type recombinase/integrase, translating into MIDPNNYGKVKIHDRDGDISKRWYVSYSFRNPVTGKMERFRIYGHVNRFKTRKERIERLRSLKRATEKLLQEGFNPYQTADNSNQSIDTVPSAINYVLEIKKQQLAESSYDSFRSHVLKFQKWTEATFQDHLPPNRFSKQDVNTFLEWSQRKYGLNAQTRNNYLSDTRSFFTALLDKDIISHNPASGISKLKVDPVKNRAFTNAQLDSIQEFLNREDPYFLSFLRFMSYEFMRPIEVLRIRVGNIDLQEGILYLDTKTKRDKKKIIVSPLLAWLKNLNLEKYDSSDYLFTRFERPGGWEAKEATKRRWFSAKFAHVKSSLKLGEEYGVYSFRHTYITNLYHSLRKSSSSSYEAKMKLMPITGHSTLDALNSYLRDIQAELPEDYSDQIVQI; encoded by the coding sequence ATGATTGACCCTAACAACTACGGAAAAGTCAAAATCCATGATCGAGATGGAGACATCTCAAAACGGTGGTACGTCTCATACAGCTTTAGAAATCCCGTTACCGGAAAAATGGAGCGATTCAGGATTTATGGCCATGTTAATCGATTCAAGACGCGTAAAGAACGAATTGAGAGATTGAGATCATTAAAGCGAGCTACTGAGAAGCTTCTACAGGAAGGATTCAACCCATATCAAACTGCTGATAATAGTAACCAATCTATCGATACAGTACCATCTGCAATTAACTATGTGCTTGAGATAAAAAAACAACAACTAGCGGAAAGTTCTTATGATTCCTTTCGTAGCCACGTATTGAAGTTTCAAAAGTGGACTGAGGCGACATTTCAAGATCACCTGCCTCCGAATAGATTCTCCAAACAGGATGTGAATACTTTTCTTGAATGGTCACAGAGGAAATATGGACTGAACGCACAAACCAGGAACAATTACCTCAGTGATACACGTTCATTCTTTACCGCACTTTTGGACAAGGATATAATCAGTCACAACCCCGCCTCCGGAATATCCAAACTAAAAGTAGATCCAGTTAAGAACCGAGCTTTCACAAACGCTCAACTTGACTCTATACAAGAATTCCTCAACCGAGAGGATCCATACTTTTTATCATTCCTTCGATTCATGTCTTATGAATTCATGCGACCGATTGAAGTATTGAGAATCAGGGTTGGAAACATCGATCTTCAAGAAGGTATTTTGTACCTAGACACTAAAACGAAAAGGGACAAGAAGAAAATTATTGTATCACCACTACTTGCATGGCTGAAAAACTTAAATCTTGAGAAATATGACAGCTCTGACTACCTTTTTACAAGATTTGAGAGACCAGGAGGATGGGAAGCAAAGGAAGCTACTAAAAGGAGGTGGTTCTCCGCGAAGTTTGCACACGTAAAGTCCAGCCTTAAGCTAGGAGAAGAATACGGAGTGTATAGCTTTAGACACACTTACATCACTAATCTCTATCACTCTCTTAGAAAAAGCAGCTCCAGCAGTTATGAAGCGAAGATGAAACTAATGCCAATAACTGGACATTCAACCTTGGACGCACTAAACTCATACCTCAGAGATATCCAAGCAGAATTACCTGAAGACTACTCTGATCAAATTGTCCAAATTTAA
- the ftsZ gene encoding cell division protein FtsZ, with translation MEEGLNFDLPKNRSSVIKVIGVGGGGSNAVNHMKRLGINGVDFVVCNTDAQALDHSPVENKIQLGANLTEGLGAGANPEVGERAALETVEEIKDVLGTNTKMLFITAGMGGGTGTGAAPIIARAAQELGILTVGIVTIPFAFEGKIRLQQAKDGIEKFKQHLDSLIVINNNKLREVYGNLGFKAGFAKADEVLATAAKGIAEVITHHYTANIDLKDAKTVLANSGTAIMGSAVASGQNRAMDAIRGALDSPLLNDNHIVGAKNVLLLIVCGSDQHEITFDEIGEVNDYIQSEAGGDANIIMGIGEDENLQDAVSVTIIATGFSAQATVQPFTKAPERVVHNLDDRASATDQPLTAAPKKPMEAAPEEPKKPAIVQRGLFDFDEPTPDASTPATEAPIVESEKVPEVIGEDVHEEIITPDIHKAEIEAAANEPLENTVRESSVETPEDRIETPQPEASTADERVVFDLGEFDITDDVEDFVIEDEHVEEPVAETAEEPEAEVEMDVFEFSIDEAFTLDSSNSDNSIEWDVESPIETAAETQTEEPVAEAEQEVEMESYEEVRFQLEDEEQPSAKAEEPVQKEPEMKSSGSQRVVHTLDDLRELEERLGMKKPEVKKEAPKVEEDADLQFEVRQAKPAAAHLEDDSDPLDRPIEESLRRRNEERKSRLEAFNYKFKNLQNNIIETEKEPAYKRAGVDLDASRRSDKSHFGNTSIGGDGDGLEFRSNNSFLHDNVD, from the coding sequence ATGGAAGAAGGTTTGAATTTCGATTTACCGAAGAACAGATCATCAGTAATTAAGGTCATTGGTGTTGGAGGTGGCGGTAGCAACGCAGTCAACCACATGAAGCGTTTGGGCATTAACGGGGTAGACTTCGTAGTCTGCAACACCGACGCTCAGGCCCTAGACCACAGTCCGGTTGAAAACAAAATTCAACTTGGCGCTAACCTTACTGAAGGACTTGGTGCAGGTGCGAACCCGGAAGTGGGTGAACGCGCTGCGTTAGAAACTGTGGAGGAGATTAAAGACGTATTGGGGACCAATACCAAGATGCTCTTCATTACGGCCGGAATGGGTGGAGGTACCGGAACAGGTGCCGCTCCAATCATTGCCCGTGCGGCGCAAGAACTCGGCATCCTTACCGTGGGGATTGTAACCATTCCGTTCGCCTTTGAAGGTAAAATTCGCCTTCAACAAGCCAAAGATGGAATTGAGAAATTCAAGCAACACTTGGATTCACTCATTGTCATCAACAACAACAAACTGCGCGAAGTATACGGAAACCTTGGATTTAAGGCAGGCTTCGCAAAGGCAGATGAAGTCTTAGCTACCGCAGCTAAAGGCATTGCCGAAGTGATCACGCATCACTACACTGCAAACATCGACTTAAAAGACGCCAAAACCGTATTGGCGAATTCAGGAACTGCCATTATGGGTTCTGCCGTTGCCTCCGGACAGAATCGTGCAATGGATGCCATTCGAGGTGCATTGGATTCACCGTTATTGAACGACAACCACATTGTAGGCGCCAAGAACGTATTGCTACTTATTGTATGCGGCTCTGATCAACATGAAATCACTTTCGATGAGATTGGTGAAGTCAACGACTACATCCAATCCGAAGCAGGTGGCGATGCCAATATCATTATGGGTATTGGGGAAGATGAAAATCTCCAAGACGCCGTTAGCGTGACCATTATTGCCACAGGTTTCTCGGCACAGGCAACGGTTCAGCCGTTTACTAAAGCACCAGAACGCGTGGTTCACAACTTGGATGATCGCGCATCTGCTACCGATCAACCTCTTACTGCTGCGCCAAAAAAACCAATGGAGGCAGCCCCTGAAGAGCCGAAAAAACCTGCCATTGTTCAACGAGGTCTTTTCGACTTCGACGAGCCTACTCCTGACGCATCTACCCCTGCAACCGAAGCACCTATCGTAGAAAGCGAAAAAGTGCCTGAGGTGATTGGTGAAGATGTACACGAAGAGATCATCACTCCAGATATTCACAAAGCCGAAATCGAAGCAGCGGCTAACGAACCGTTGGAAAACACCGTTCGTGAGTCGAGTGTAGAAACTCCGGAGGACAGGATTGAAACACCACAACCCGAAGCTAGCACTGCCGACGAGCGCGTTGTTTTCGATTTGGGCGAATTCGACATTACAGACGATGTGGAAGACTTTGTGATTGAGGACGAACACGTTGAAGAACCTGTAGCTGAAACCGCCGAAGAACCTGAGGCCGAAGTGGAAATGGACGTATTTGAATTCTCCATAGACGAAGCCTTCACATTGGATTCATCGAACAGTGACAACAGCATCGAATGGGATGTAGAATCACCAATTGAAACCGCAGCAGAAACACAGACCGAAGAGCCTGTTGCCGAAGCTGAACAGGAAGTAGAAATGGAGTCGTACGAAGAGGTTCGCTTTCAGCTTGAAGATGAAGAGCAACCATCTGCAAAGGCTGAAGAACCGGTTCAGAAGGAACCTGAAATGAAGAGCAGTGGTTCACAGCGCGTGGTTCACACCTTAGACGATTTGCGCGAATTGGAAGAACGTTTGGGCATGAAAAAGCCCGAAGTAAAGAAAGAAGCGCCGAAAGTTGAAGAAGATGCTGATTTACAGTTTGAAGTTCGCCAGGCTAAGCCTGCTGCTGCGCACTTAGAAGACGACAGTGATCCACTTGACCGTCCTATTGAAGAGAGTTTGCGCAGAAGAAACGAAGAGCGCAAGTCTAGGCTAGAGGCTTTTAACTACAAGTTTAAAAACCTTCAGAACAATATTATTGAAACCGAAAAGGAACCCGCTTACAAGCGCGCTGGAGTAGATCTAGACGCTTCTAGAAGAAGCGACAAGAGCCATTTTGGCAACACAAGTATTGGCGGTGACGGCGATGGACTTGAATTCCGAAGCAACAACAGCTTCTTGCACGACAACGTCGATTAA
- a CDS encoding cell division protein FtsQ/DivIB: MKRIIKALSWLAGIALYLGVLGFSANEAENQRASSLEINLEQPVDQLFISEKNITDIIDNQVDSIINTPLHLINTALLEESIENHPLIDEAEVYYTLDGRVSVDVIQHVAIARVRAHGEDVYMNKYGKPIPRSRNHSANVPMITGHIDSSQWREAYHFLQLLDDSPWLGDNLEAISRDSAGKYTVYPRMGRHSITWGELDAFEDKMKKLDVFYSYLTREGQMDSVRTIDVRFDKQVVSTKY, from the coding sequence ATGAAGCGCATCATAAAAGCACTTTCATGGCTCGCAGGTATCGCGTTGTACTTGGGTGTGCTTGGATTTTCGGCAAACGAAGCCGAGAACCAACGCGCTTCTAGTCTGGAAATCAACCTTGAACAACCGGTTGATCAACTCTTTATATCCGAGAAAAACATAACTGACATCATTGATAATCAGGTTGATAGCATCATCAACACCCCTCTTCATTTAATTAACACTGCATTGTTAGAAGAAAGCATTGAGAATCACCCGCTTATCGATGAGGCAGAGGTATATTACACCTTAGACGGTCGTGTTTCCGTAGATGTCATTCAACATGTAGCAATTGCTCGAGTTAGAGCCCATGGTGAAGATGTGTATATGAACAAATACGGAAAGCCGATCCCAAGAAGTAGAAACCACTCAGCCAACGTACCCATGATAACCGGGCACATCGACAGCAGTCAATGGCGGGAAGCATACCACTTCCTCCAGCTGCTCGACGACTCTCCTTGGCTGGGAGACAACCTTGAGGCCATCTCTCGAGATTCAGCAGGAAAGTATACCGTATACCCGAGAATGGGTCGCCACTCCATCACCTGGGGTGAACTCGACGCATTTGAGGATAAGATGAAAAAACTCGACGTGTTCTACAGCTATCTGACGCGTGAAGGTCAGATGGATTCTGTACGCACGATCGACGTGCGATTCGATAAGCAAGTAGTAAGCACGAAGTATTGA
- the ftsA gene encoding cell division protein FtsA — translation MEGKRIAVGLDIGTTKIVVVVGQMNEHGKIEVLGIGKAKSLGVQRGVVTNIVQTIESIEKAVAMAEESSGLKIRSVVVGIAGQHIRSLQHSDYITREDAESVIENYDIDRLIENVHKLVMMPGEEIIHVLPQEYKVDGQPEINEPRGMYGGRLEANFHIVVGQISSIKNIGRCVKNTGLELANITLEPLASAEAVLSQEEKEAGVVLVDIGGGTTDIAIFKDGIIRHTAVIPYGGNIITSDIKEGCSIIEKQAELLKIKFGSAWPGENKENEIVSIPGLRGREPKEISLKMLSKIIHARCVEIIESVFQEIKNYGYDEQRKKLIAGIVLTGGGSQLRHVKQLVEYITGMDTRIGFPNEHLASGGDEELSSPQYATGIGLLMKGLTSSEIDIMAMEPGADPEAIKAAVEAARDQAIIEAAEEAENTEEDEETTETTNEAEEAPTTPAKPRKGVFESWVEKFKQFLDNDV, via the coding sequence ATGGAAGGGAAACGCATAGCAGTAGGATTGGATATTGGTACAACCAAGATCGTTGTGGTGGTCGGTCAGATGAACGAGCACGGCAAGATTGAGGTGCTGGGCATCGGCAAAGCAAAGAGCTTAGGTGTTCAGCGCGGCGTGGTTACCAACATTGTCCAAACTATTGAATCAATAGAAAAAGCTGTTGCCATGGCTGAAGAATCTTCAGGATTGAAGATTCGCAGCGTGGTTGTAGGCATTGCGGGTCAACATATCCGCAGCCTTCAACACAGCGACTACATCACTCGTGAGGATGCCGAAAGTGTAATTGAAAACTACGACATCGACCGCCTCATCGAGAACGTCCACAAACTGGTAATGATGCCAGGTGAAGAAATCATCCATGTACTTCCTCAGGAATACAAAGTAGATGGTCAGCCTGAAATCAACGAACCACGTGGTATGTATGGAGGGAGATTGGAGGCCAACTTCCACATTGTGGTTGGACAAATCTCTTCCATTAAAAACATTGGCCGCTGTGTGAAGAACACAGGCTTAGAATTGGCAAACATCACACTAGAGCCCCTTGCATCAGCAGAGGCCGTGTTGAGTCAGGAAGAAAAAGAAGCAGGTGTTGTTTTGGTGGATATTGGTGGCGGCACAACCGACATCGCCATTTTCAAAGATGGAATCATTCGCCACACCGCCGTAATTCCTTATGGTGGCAATATCATCACCAGCGACATCAAAGAGGGATGTAGCATTATAGAAAAGCAAGCTGAATTGCTGAAGATCAAGTTCGGATCAGCTTGGCCCGGGGAAAACAAGGAAAACGAAATTGTTTCCATACCGGGATTGCGTGGAAGAGAACCGAAAGAGATCTCTCTTAAGATGCTTTCAAAAATCATCCATGCTCGCTGTGTGGAGATTATTGAAAGTGTGTTCCAAGAGATCAAGAATTACGGCTACGACGAGCAACGCAAGAAACTTATTGCGGGGATTGTCCTTACTGGAGGAGGCTCCCAGCTTCGCCACGTAAAACAACTTGTGGAATACATTACGGGAATGGATACTCGTATTGGCTTCCCAAATGAACACCTAGCAAGCGGTGGCGATGAAGAACTGAGTAGCCCTCAGTACGCCACGGGTATTGGTCTATTGATGAAGGGACTCACCTCGAGTGAAATCGACATCATGGCCATGGAGCCTGGAGCAGATCCAGAAGCCATTAAAGCCGCAGTGGAAGCAGCGAGAGACCAGGCTATCATTGAAGCCGCTGAAGAAGCTGAAAACACAGAAGAAGACGAAGAGACCACAGAAACTACCAACGAGGCAGAAGAAGCCCCAACTACCCCTGCAAAACCTAGAAAGGGCGTTTTCGAATCGTGGGTTGAGAAGTTTAAGCAGTTTTTAGACAACGATGTTTGA
- the murC gene encoding UDP-N-acetylmuramate--L-alanine ligase, whose translation MNANSYSHIFFLGIGGIGVSALARYFHAKGKQVAGYDKTDSPLIRRLAEEGINVTFDDQWNHLHSDYRDIEKTLVVYTPAVPKNTNLFKYFAENKFEMRKRAAVLGEIVNSGKGVAVAGTHGKTTTSSMAAHLLHHAGINASAFLGGIANNFGSNLVIGRAQEVVVEADEYDRSFMSLHPSFTAITSMDPDHMDIYGNAEEMVATYKDFAKQASESGIVIHKAGLPLEGPSYGVEVEADYSAKNIRVENGWFVFDLIFPHTTLKDVKAGLPGRHNIENAVAAAALAYLAGARVKDIASGIETFKGVKRRFDFVLREDDHVIIDDYAHHPQELKAIISGVRELYPDKKLTVLFQPHLFSRTRDFMVEFGEVLSSADQLRLLDIYPAREEAIPGITSSALLKKCSVEGAKVLSKDEVIDDIRGLNPELLLILGAGDIDRLVEPLVNTLQS comes from the coding sequence GTGAACGCTAATTCGTACAGCCATATCTTCTTTCTAGGCATCGGTGGCATCGGTGTGAGTGCTCTTGCGCGGTATTTTCATGCCAAGGGCAAGCAGGTGGCTGGTTACGACAAAACCGACTCCCCTCTCATTCGCCGTTTGGCAGAAGAGGGAATCAACGTCACGTTCGACGATCAGTGGAATCACTTGCACAGCGACTATAGAGATATTGAAAAAACGCTTGTTGTTTACACTCCGGCTGTTCCTAAGAACACCAACTTGTTCAAGTACTTCGCTGAGAACAAGTTCGAAATGCGCAAAAGAGCCGCCGTACTTGGTGAGATCGTAAACAGCGGAAAAGGTGTTGCGGTTGCAGGCACCCATGGAAAAACCACCACATCCAGTATGGCTGCACATTTACTGCACCATGCCGGCATCAATGCGAGCGCCTTCCTCGGAGGAATTGCCAATAATTTTGGCAGCAACCTCGTAATAGGTCGAGCCCAAGAAGTGGTGGTAGAAGCGGACGAATACGATCGTTCCTTTATGTCCCTACACCCTAGCTTCACTGCCATCACTTCCATGGATCCAGATCACATGGACATTTACGGCAATGCCGAAGAAATGGTAGCCACGTATAAGGACTTTGCCAAGCAGGCATCCGAATCGGGCATTGTAATTCACAAAGCTGGACTCCCATTGGAGGGTCCGAGTTACGGTGTTGAAGTTGAAGCTGATTATAGCGCAAAAAACATTCGGGTTGAGAACGGCTGGTTCGTCTTCGACTTGATCTTCCCTCACACCACACTCAAAGACGTAAAGGCCGGATTACCTGGTCGACACAATATTGAAAATGCGGTAGCCGCTGCAGCCTTAGCCTATTTGGCGGGAGCTCGAGTGAAGGATATCGCTTCAGGCATTGAAACCTTCAAGGGAGTGAAGCGCAGATTCGACTTCGTACTGCGCGAAGACGATCATGTTATTATCGATGATTACGCCCATCACCCACAGGAATTGAAGGCCATCATCTCTGGAGTTCGTGAGCTTTATCCCGACAAAAAACTAACCGTTCTCTTTCAGCCTCACCTGTTTAGCAGAACGCGCGACTTTATGGTAGAATTTGGAGAAGTATTGAGTTCGGCTGATCAATTGAGACTGCTGGACATCTATCCAGCTCGAGAAGAAGCCATCCCGGGAATCACCAGTTCTGCCCTGTTGAAAAAGTGCAGTGTAGAAGGTGCAAAAGTCCTTTCCAAGGACGAAGTCATTGACGACATTCGCGGCCTCAATCCAGAGCTCCTTCTCATCCTTGGAGCTGGAGATATTGACAGACTTGTAGAACCCTTAGTCAACACCCTTCAATCGTGA
- a CDS encoding S24 family peptidase, whose translation MLNIKRLRTENNLSKTDLAKLVGVTVTTVTNWENTEVLPPAMERLLEYEFGLRQLPSEKAGLSKPSAYPVDGKSLPKGLKAIPLVSSAALGGSSNFDLAIESANVLAEYYAPEFREADFMMHIKGDSMTPTYYQGDVIACKTLHEPSFIEWNRPHVLAVEDRGILVKRVKPGSNDRSYKFVSDNPEYDPFEVPTTSIQSIAIILGMVRVEG comes from the coding sequence CAAAAGATTGAGAACTGAGAACAATCTCTCTAAAACTGACTTAGCTAAACTTGTTGGAGTGACTGTGACTACTGTTACCAACTGGGAGAATACAGAAGTGCTCCCTCCAGCTATGGAAAGGCTTCTCGAATATGAGTTTGGATTGCGTCAATTGCCGTCTGAAAAAGCGGGGTTATCGAAACCTAGCGCATATCCTGTTGATGGTAAATCTTTGCCAAAAGGTCTAAAAGCTATTCCTTTGGTGTCATCAGCTGCACTTGGTGGATCCTCTAACTTTGATTTAGCAATAGAGAGCGCTAACGTGCTTGCTGAGTATTACGCTCCAGAGTTCAGAGAAGCTGACTTTATGATGCACATCAAAGGTGATAGCATGACTCCTACTTATTACCAGGGCGACGTTATTGCCTGTAAAACACTACATGAGCCAAGCTTTATCGAGTGGAATCGCCCGCATGTTCTTGCTGTTGAGGACAGGGGGATTTTGGTGAAACGGGTTAAACCTGGATCCAATGATCGATCTTATAAATTTGTGAGCGATAATCCAGAGTATGATCCGTTTGAGGTGCCAACTACCTCGATACAAAGCATTGCTATTATCTTAGGGATGGTTCGGGTAGAGGGGTAG
- the murG gene encoding undecaprenyldiphospho-muramoylpentapeptide beta-N-acetylglucosaminyltransferase, with protein sequence MPNVKKFMVSGGGTGGHIFPALAIANELKATYPNCEIEFVGAQGRMEMERIPREGYTIHGLPIVGLNRQSMAANLKFPVKLIRSIAHCRKILKSFQPDVVIGTGGFASGPLLYVAQLMGIPTVIQEQNSYAGITNKRLGAKAKAICVAYEGMHQFFPKEKVHLTGNPVRPAILNSNTSAEESKREFGLDLNKPTLLVLGGSLGARRINEAIESLIDWAKEKDVQILWQCGKLYYEALETKLGNHPGVFLHAFISDMNKAYACADIILSRAGAGTISELAIIGKPTILIPSPNVAEDHQTKNALALVEKKAALLIRESEIDSRLEADLERLLQDEPRRKSLSEALLKLAIPDATQRIVKLIEPLIK encoded by the coding sequence ATGCCTAACGTGAAGAAATTTATGGTAAGTGGCGGCGGAACTGGAGGACATATTTTTCCAGCATTGGCCATTGCCAACGAACTAAAAGCAACCTACCCCAATTGCGAAATTGAATTTGTAGGCGCTCAAGGTCGTATGGAAATGGAGCGAATTCCTCGTGAGGGATATACGATTCACGGGTTGCCCATTGTTGGCCTCAACCGCCAGAGCATGGCAGCCAACTTGAAATTTCCTGTTAAGCTCATTCGAAGCATTGCGCATTGTCGCAAGATCCTTAAGAGTTTCCAGCCTGACGTAGTGATTGGCACTGGTGGATTTGCGAGTGGCCCACTCTTGTACGTTGCACAGCTTATGGGAATCCCAACCGTGATTCAAGAGCAGAATAGCTACGCTGGCATCACGAACAAACGATTAGGCGCTAAAGCCAAGGCGATTTGTGTTGCCTATGAAGGTATGCACCAATTCTTCCCTAAAGAGAAAGTACACCTCACAGGAAACCCCGTTCGACCAGCAATTCTCAACAGCAACACTTCTGCGGAAGAATCGAAAAGGGAATTTGGCCTCGATCTCAACAAGCCTACCCTTCTCGTTTTAGGCGGATCTCTAGGGGCTCGAAGAATTAATGAAGCCATAGAAAGCCTCATAGATTGGGCGAAGGAGAAGGATGTCCAGATTCTATGGCAATGTGGGAAGCTTTACTATGAGGCCTTGGAAACCAAGCTCGGCAATCATCCTGGTGTATTCTTGCATGCGTTCATTTCCGACATGAATAAGGCATACGCTTGTGCCGATATCATCCTATCGAGAGCAGGTGCGGGAACCATATCGGAGCTAGCCATCATTGGTAAGCCAACCATCCTCATTCCATCTCCTAATGTTGCCGAAGATCACCAAACCAAGAACGCATTAGCATTGGTAGAAAAGAAAGCGGCATTGCTCATTCGCGAAAGTGAAATAGACAGTCGATTGGAAGCTGACCTCGAGCGACTTCTCCAGGATGAACCCAGGAGAAAATCATTGTCAGAAGCCTTGCTCAAACTCGCTATACCAGACGCTACGCAACGCATTGTGAAACTCATTGAACCACTCATCAAGTGA